CCGAAAAGAACTTACTGGCAGCATTTGCAGGTGAATCACAGGCCCGCACACGCTATGATTATTTTGCATCTGTTGCCAAAAAGGAAGGGTATGAGCAGATAGCTGCTATTTTCCAGGAAACTGCACTGAATGAAAAAGAACATGCCAAAAGGTTTTTCAGCTACTTAGAAGGCGGCATGGTGGAAATACAGGCACACTATCCTGCAGGCGTTATTGGCAACACAGTAGAAAATTTAAAAGCCGCTGCAGCAGGCGAAAACGAAGAACACACAAAATTATATCCTGATGCAGCAAAAGTAGCTGAAGAAGAAGGCTTCCCTGAAATTGCGTTTTTGTTCAGGAAGGTTGCAGAGGTGGAAAAGCACCATGAACAGCGCTATCTTGACTTAATGAAAAATATCCTGGAGGGGAAAGTATTCAAGAAGGACAAGAAGGTGCAGTGGAAATGCCGCAATTGTGGCTATATCCACGAGGGCGAGTCAGCTCCTGAAAAATGCCCAACCTGCCTGCATCCACAAAGCTACTTTGAGCTTCTGTGCGATAATTATTAAAAATTGCGAACATAGTATACAATGCTCTACACTCCTGCTATTTATGGTGGCAGGAGTGTATACTTCTATACTTATAGATTTTTTATTCATTTCAGTGTGCATGTAAACATTTAAAATTTTGCGGTTAACTTATAATATAAGCCAATTGTTTCAGTAACTATCTCCCTTTAAAAATGGGCTCACGCTTTTGTGCAAATGCCATAAAACCTTCAGCAGCATCTTCAGTTTTTGCAAGCATTGCAGAACATTCCCTATCTACCTTTAATCCTTCTTCAATCCCTTTTTCAATTCCTGTTACCATTCCCTTCAATATACATTGCACTGCCAACGGTGCTTTTTTTGCCAGCGTACTGGCAAATTCCATTGTTTGCTGCATAAATGATTGTGCAGGGAACACTTTATCAACAAGTCCAATTTCCAGAGCTTCAATAGGGGTAAGCCTTTTACCCATAAGAATTAATTCAAGAGCTTTGCTTCTGCCTAAAAGTCGTGCCATGCGCTGAATCCCGCCCCATCCCGGAGTAATACCAAGATTGATTTCAGGGCAACCTATTACAGCTTTTGGTGCATCTGCCATAAATCTGAAATGGCAAGCTAATGCTAACTCGCAACCACCACCCAGGGCATATCCATTGATAGCTGCAATGACTGGTTTTTTAAATCTGTCAATACGGTTAAACAATTCTATGGCA
This region of Spirochaetota bacterium genomic DNA includes:
- a CDS encoding rubrerythrin family protein codes for the protein MAKSVKGTRTEKNLLAAFAGESQARTRYDYFASVAKKEGYEQIAAIFQETALNEKEHAKRFFSYLEGGMVEIQAHYPAGVIGNTVENLKAAAAGENEEHTKLYPDAAKVAEEEGFPEIAFLFRKVAEVEKHHEQRYLDLMKNILEGKVFKKDKKVQWKCRNCGYIHEGESAPEKCPTCLHPQSYFELLCDNY
- a CDS encoding enoyl-CoA hydratase-related protein; this encodes MSDNTVVLEINNYVATLTLNRPPANSINMAMRVELDQLLSQCENNNDVRVLIITGAGDKGFSAGMDVGDVANLHNGPDAIELFNRIDRFKKPVIAAINGYALGGGCELALACHFRFMADAPKAVIGCPEINLGITPGWGGIQRMARLLGRSKALELILMGKRLTPIEALEIGLVDKVFPAQSFMQQTMEFASTLAKKAPLAVQCILKGMVTGIEKGIEEGLKVDRECSAMLAKTEDAAEGFMAFAQKREPIFKGR